A window from Leishmania mexicana MHOM/GT/2001/U1103 complete genome, chromosome 33 encodes these proteins:
- a CDS encoding d-isomer specific 2-hydroxyacid dehydrogenase-like protein → MAPTICVCVGGDHCAVVCDVLKKLEGRISAIVCGTDVSCFASVKADNDGIFMIVSESCAHAVIKDLCDDYDKEERRVKLIYSLTAGVDAYKLSELKQELSGILFCNSQGCCSNILAEYVVFSMLYFNRLPWRLVTSKNERKWDPFSSIELSGQKVVIIGYGDIGEACGAKAVALGMQVTGIRRSGDKKTDKFGVMVRGNDALDESIREADFVVSVLPGTEHTRHFFGKALFAKMKPSAVFINIGRGMSVCEADIIEALKRGTIRAAALDVFEVEPLPEVLPFSVVDDDRPSVTSL, encoded by the coding sequence ATGGCCCCTACCATTTGCGTCTGCGTCGGTGGCGACCACTGCGCTGTGGTGTGTGATGTTCTGAAGAAGCTCGAGGGCAGGATCTCGGCCATCGTGTGCGGCACCGATGTCAGCTGCTTCGCTTCTGTGAAGGCAGACAACGATGGCATCTTCATGATTGTTTCGGAGAGCTGCGCCCACGCCGTCATCAAGGATCTTTGCGACGACTACGACAAGGAGGAGCGCCGTGTGAAGCTCATCTACAGTCTCActgccggcgtcgacgcgTACAAGCTCTCGGAGCTGAAGCAGGAGCTCTCCGGCATCCTGTTCTGCAACTCGcagggctgctgctccaaCATTCTTGCAGAGTACGTCGTATTCAGCATGTTGTACTTCAATCGCCTTCCATGGCGCTTGGTTACCTCGAAGAATGAGAGGAAGTGGGACCCCTTCAGCAGCATTGAACTCAGCGGGCAGAAGGTCGTGATCATCGGCTACGGCGACATCGGTGAAGCCTGCGGcgcgaaggcggtggcgctgggcATGCAGGTGACCGGCATccgtcgcagcggcgacaagAAGACGGACAAGTTTGGCGTGATGGTGCGCGGCAATGACGCGCTGGACGAGTCGATCCGCGAGGCCGACTTTGTCGTTTCTGTGCTGCCCGGCACGGAGCACACGAGGCACTTCTTCGGCAAGGCGCTCTTTGCAAAGATGAAGCCGAGCGCCGTCTTCATCAACATTGGCCGCGGCATGTCGGTGTGCGAAGCTGACATCATCGAGGCTCTCAAGAGGGGCACTattcgtgctgctgctctcgatGTGTTTGAAGTGGAGCCGCTTCCAGAAGTATTACCCTTTTCTGTTGTCGATGATGACAGGCCGTCGGTGACCTCGCTGTAG
- a CDS encoding d-isomer specific 2-hydroxyacid dehydrogenase-like protein, which produces MQVTGIRRSGDKKTDKFGVMVRGNDALDESIREADFVVSVLPGTEHTRHFFGKALFAKMKPSAVFINIGRGMSVCEADIIEALKRGTIRAAALDVFEVEPLPKDSPLWELPDSKLLLTAHSANLTGDVVKRTMKVFTDIFDELSAHGTVSAHTVCMDKGY; this is translated from the coding sequence ATGCAGGTGACCGGCATccgtcgcagcggcgacaagAAGACGGACAAGTTTGGCGTGATGGTGCGCGGCAATGACGCGCTGGACGAGTCGATCCGCGAGGCCGACTTTGTCGTTTCTGTGCTGCCCGGCACGGAGCACACGAGGCACTTCTTCGGCAAGGCGCTCTTTGCAAAGATGAAGCCGAGCGCCGTCTTCATCAACATTGGCCGCGGCATGTCGGTGTGCGAAGCTGACATCATCGAGGCTCTCAAGAGGGGCACTattcgcgctgctgctctcgatGTGTTTGAGGTGGAGCCGCTTCCGAAGGACTCTCCTCTGTGGGAATTACCTGACAGCAAGCTGCTGTTGACAGCACACTCCGCAAACTTGACGGGGGATGTCGTGAAGCGCACCATGAAAGTTTTCACGGATATCTTCGACGAGCTCAGCGCCCATGGCACTGTTTCTGCCCACACAGTGTGCATGGATAAGGGCTACTAG
- a CDS encoding d-isomer specific 2-hydroxyacid dehydrogenase-like protein, whose product MAPTICVCVGGDHCAVVCDVLKKLEGRISAIVCGTDVSCFASVKADNDGIFMIVSESCAHAVIKDLCDDYDKEERRVKLIYSLTAGVDAYKLSELKQELSGILFCNSQGCCSNILAEYVVFSMLYFNRLPWRLVTSKNERKWDPFSSIELSGQKVVIIGYGDIGEACGAKAVALGMQVTGIRRSGDKKTDKFGVMVRGNDALDESIREADFVVSVLPGTEHTRHFFGKALFAKMKPSAVFINIGRGMSVCEADIIEALKRGTIRAAALDVFEVEPLPKDSPLWELPDSKLLLTAHSANLTGDVVKRTMKVFTDIFDELSAHGTVSAHTVCMDKGY is encoded by the coding sequence ATGGCCCCTACCATTTGCGTCTGCGTCGGTGGCGACCACTGCGCTGTGGTGTGTGATGTTCTGAAGAAGCTCGAGGGCAGGATCTCGGCCATCGTGTGCGGCACCGATGTCAGCTGCTTCGCTTCTGTGAAGGCAGACAACGATGGCATCTTCATGATTGTTTCGGAGAGCTGCGCCCACGCCGTCATCAAGGATCTTTGCGACGACTACGACAAGGAGGAGCGCCGTGTGAAGCTCATCTACAGTCTCActgccggcgtcgacgcgTACAAGCTCTCGGAGCTGAAGCAGGAGCTCTCCGGCATCCTGTTCTGCAACTCGcagggctgctgctccaaCATTCTTGCAGAGTACGTCGTATTCAGCATGTTGTACTTCAATCGTCTTCCATGGCGCTTGGTTACCTCGAAGAATGAGAGGAAGTGGGACCCCTTCAGCAGCATTGAACTCAGCGGGCAGAAGGTCGTGATCATCGGCTACGGCGACATCGGTGAAGCCTGCGGcgcgaaggcggtggcgctgggcATGCAGGTGACCGGCATccgtcgcagcggcgacaagAAGACGGACAAGTTTGGCGTGATGGTGCGCGGCAATGACGCGCTGGACGAGTCGATCCGCGAGGCCGACTTTGTCGTTTCTGTGCTGCCCGGCACGGAGCACACGAGGCACTTCTTCGGCAAGGCGCTCTTTGCAAAGATGAAGCCGAGCGCCGTCTTCATCAACATTGGCCGCGGCATGTCGGTGTGCGAAGCTGACATCATCGAGGCTCTCAAGAGGGGCACTattcgcgctgctgctctcgatGTGTTTGAGGTGGAGCCGCTTCCGAAGGACTCTCCTCTGTGGGAATTACCTGACAGCAAGCTGCTGTTGACAGCACACTCCGCAAACTTGACGGGGGATGTCGTGAAGCGCACCATGAAAGTTTTCACGGATATCTTCGACGAGCTCAGCGCCCATGGCACTGTTTCTGCCCACACAGTGTGCATGGATAAGGGCTACTAG
- a CDS encoding putative tyrosine phosphatase isoform encodes MNSELVDMTPSVPTTLGEKVEYYLRDRTRYLHVQNEIPQEVTNELAMVDNYYVSVSNPQDMHFTNPGETTVDYVCRVVYNVFLRLYVQAVLLVPTLLFLLFIVFRTHRSPMFLFLYSTVIGIEVLSIWAYERGARFAAGLWWELAWLIVGLIVTSIHALSPANVLCVLLLVVHWMFMARITVIQVSRALRVFCASERRCYIAEGVVLDMAYITRNVIAMGWPARGTEAFYRNPWNEVVHFLRRKYTRFSSHVITLCSERCTAPFPRQSTYPVDDHNPAEVPLMISFCCEVADYVMADPYTRAVAVHCKGGKGRTGTMICAYLMYCGQCRSANAAMRHFSLLRSRIGSQKLQGVQTPSQERYVRYFDHLINEQPGMIIPSRPRRIRRLVLHNIPPLWVRRGVEHLWMTVIVKPCTERRVVYLTNRTVTFNAAVPDPRTYNWRTQIKDLFHNDEEVVYEEANEMDTAESGITGYLPDERSFRVTGAAGVTLELAFPDEIPAVDGDVCFKFFYYKNNPNPLRPPVQFWIHTGLETHSTMRFERRDLDGAFKDARGDRYPAGFAVELVLEDAPGAYTARE; translated from the coding sequence ATGAACTCCGAGCTCGTGGACATGACACCGTCGGTGCCCACCACATTGGGCGAGAAGGTGGAGTACTACCTTCGCGACCGCACACGGTACCTTCATGTGCAGAATGAAATCCCGCAAGAGGTGACGAATGAGCTCGCCATGGTAGACAACTACTACGTGTCCGTTTCCAACCCGCAGGACATGCACTTCACAAACCCAGGTGAAACGACTGTCGACTACGTTTGCCGGGTAGTGTACAACGTTTTCCTTAGACTGTacgtgcaggcggtgctgctcgtccCCACCCTGCTATTTCTGCTTTTCATAGTGTTTCGCACCCACCGCTCGCCGATGTTTCTATTCCTCTACAGTACCGTGATCGGCATTGAGGTGCTCTCGATATGGGCCTACGAACGGGGCGCGCGCTTCGCCGCGGGGCTCTGGTGGGAACTGGCGTGGCTGATCGTGGGGCTTATCGTCACGAGCATCCACGCGCTTTCCCCGGCAAACGTCTTGTGTGTACTACTGCTTGTGGTGCATTGGATGTTCATGGCACGCATCACCGTCATTCAGGTCTCCCGGGCATTGCGTGTGTTCTGCGCCTCCGAACGTCGCTGCTACATTGCCGAGGGCGTCGTCCTAGACATGGCATACATAACCCGCAACGTGATCGCGATGGGGTGGCCGGCGAGAGGAACGGAGGCTTTTTACCGAAATCCATGGAATGAGGTGGTGCACTTTCTCCGCCGCAAGTACACGCGCTTCTCCTCACACGTCATCACACTCTGCTCGgagcgctgcaccgcgccgTTCCCGCGGCAGTCTACCTACCCTGTGGATGACCACAACCCAGCGGAGGTGCCTCTCATGATTTCCTTTTGCTGCGAAGTTGCTGACTACGTCATGGCCGACCCGTACACCAGAGCTGTCGCGGTGCACTGTAAAGGTGGCAAGGGGCGCACTGGCACAATGATCTGTGCGTACCTCATGTACTGTGGtcagtgccgcagcgccaacgcTGCCATGCGCCACTTCAGCCTTCTACGCAGCCGCATCGGCTCGCAGAAGCTGCAAGGCGTGCAGACCCCCTCACAGGAGCGCTACGTTCGCTACTTTGACCACCTCATCAACGAACAGCCTGGAATGATCATCCCGTCTCGCCCGCGTCGCATTCGGCGGCTTGTGCTGCACAACATCCCCCCGCTTTGGGTGCGGCGCGGGGTGGAGCACTTGTGGATGACCGTCATTGTGAAGCCGTGTACCGAGCGGCGCGTCGTATACCTCACGAACCGCACCGTTACGTTCAACGCCGCGGTTCCAGACCCGCGCACGTATAACTGGCGCACGCAAATCAAAGACCTTTTCCACAATGACGAAGAGGTGGTATACGAGGAGGCCAACGAGATGGACACGGCGGAGAGCGGTATCACCGGCTACCTGCCAGACGAGCGGTCCTTTCGCGTTACCGGAGCAGCCGGGGTCACGCTGGAGCTGGCCTTCCCTGATGAGATCCCGGCCGTGGATGGCGACGTCTGCTTCAAGTTCTTCTACTACAAGAATAACCCGAACCCACTGCGGCCGCCCGTGCAGTTCTGGATTCACACCGGGCTGGAAACACACTCGACGATGCGGTTCGAGCGCCGAGACTTGGATGGGGCCTTCAAGGATGCGAGAGGTGACCGCTACCCCGCCGGGTTTGCGGTGGAGCTGGTGCTCGAGGATGCGCCAGGGGCGTACACGGCACGCGAGTGA